A stretch of the Parafrankia discariae genome encodes the following:
- a CDS encoding cytochrome P450, protein MRDLEALDFFRDETLVADPYPYLDNLREKCPVRRERHHDVVMVTGYDEAVEVFHDSAAFSSCISVTGPFPGFPVPLDGADVSALIERHRHELPMNDQLPTMDPPTHTDHRALLMRLITPKRLKENEALMWDLADRMLDPFLTPGEGEFISGFAGPFTLLVIADLLGVPEEDQDEFLDKLQRQPAQTGGVGGTGTETLAHSPLEFLYGKFTGYIEDRRRSPRADVLTGLAGATFPDGSTPEVIDVVRVAANLFSAGQETTVRLLSSALKILAEQPDLQRQLRAERERIPAFIEETLRWESPVKGDFRLSRVPVTVGGVQLPAGTTVMVVNGAANRDPRRFEKPETFDVARSNARQHLAFGRGIHSCPGAPLARAEARASLERLLDRTTDIRVNERVHGPAGNRRYEYMPTFILRGLTALHLEFDLAPAPPRDCPPAGSPTGWIKG, encoded by the coding sequence GACCCTCGTCGCGGATCCGTACCCCTACCTCGACAACCTGCGGGAGAAATGCCCCGTCCGGCGGGAACGGCACCACGATGTGGTGATGGTGACCGGGTACGACGAGGCGGTGGAGGTGTTCCACGACTCCGCGGCGTTCTCGTCCTGTATCTCGGTGACGGGCCCGTTCCCCGGCTTCCCGGTCCCGCTCGACGGTGCCGACGTCTCCGCGCTGATCGAGCGGCATCGCCATGAGCTGCCGATGAACGACCAGCTCCCGACGATGGACCCGCCCACCCACACCGATCATCGCGCGCTGCTGATGCGGCTGATCACCCCTAAGCGCCTCAAGGAGAACGAGGCGCTGATGTGGGACCTTGCCGATCGCATGCTCGACCCGTTCCTCACCCCTGGTGAGGGAGAGTTCATCAGCGGATTCGCCGGACCGTTCACACTGCTCGTCATCGCGGACCTTCTGGGCGTCCCCGAGGAGGACCAGGACGAGTTTCTCGACAAACTGCAGCGTCAGCCGGCACAGACCGGTGGCGTCGGCGGCACCGGAACGGAGACCCTGGCCCACAGTCCGCTGGAGTTTCTCTACGGGAAGTTCACCGGCTACATCGAGGACCGTCGCCGCAGCCCCCGCGCCGACGTGCTGACCGGTCTGGCCGGCGCGACATTCCCGGACGGATCGACACCCGAGGTTATCGACGTGGTGCGGGTGGCCGCGAACCTCTTCTCCGCCGGTCAGGAAACCACGGTGCGCCTGCTCAGTTCGGCGTTGAAGATCCTGGCTGAGCAGCCCGACCTCCAGCGGCAGCTTCGTGCCGAGCGGGAGCGCATCCCGGCCTTCATCGAGGAGACCCTGCGCTGGGAGAGCCCGGTCAAGGGCGACTTCCGGCTCTCCCGGGTGCCGGTCACCGTGGGTGGGGTGCAGTTGCCCGCCGGCACCACGGTGATGGTGGTCAACGGGGCGGCCAACCGCGACCCACGCCGCTTCGAGAAACCGGAGACGTTCGACGTCGCCCGTTCCAACGCCCGCCAGCATCTGGCTTTCGGGCGTGGGATCCACAGCTGCCCCGGCGCGCCGTTGGCACGGGCCGAGGCACGGGCGAGTCTTGAACGGCTGTTGGACCGCACTACCGACATCCGCGTCAACGAGCGGGTGCACGGCCCGGCCGGCAACCGCCGCTACGAGTACATGCCCACCTTCATCCTGCGTGGGCTGACCGCCCTGCACCTGGAGTTCGACCTCGCGCCAGCACCGCCACGTGACTGCCCGCCCGCCGGCTCACCTACCGGATGGATCAAGGGCTGA
- a CDS encoding serine/threonine-protein kinase, whose product MVPAAETFVPGEPLLPHEPTAIGPYVLLSRLGVGGMGAVYYARDQRGRPVAVKVIRPDRARDQEFRRRFRREVEAARSVASFCTAEVLDADPDAFAPYLVTEYIDGLRLDQAVADRGPLDSSTLTGLAVGVATALTAIHHAGLVHRDLKPGNVILSLSGPRVIDFGIALALDSTGGRPTDWGFGSAGWMAPEQINGQPISAAADVFAWGVLVTYAGTGRHPFGDGHDVGLAHRIATAEPDLTGLSPQVEDLVRDALAKEPASRPDARGLLLRLVERRPGERSADPAVRLLGLTAELAHSPDGSAPARRWGWSRGRALLTASLALVLAGLTVTGLAAANRDDGTPTRPAAPMAGPGASAARSVESSATPVFGPSTPTSPSGFRDGALLFAVDGVECGVGQLGLGFLARHPDGQFCLVTMTVRNTGASSGALENAYQYAYDSTSARHTADYLSRFYLPGETIWNPAGPGASIHGTLVFDIPRGAALQRLELHDSPTGSGVLIPL is encoded by the coding sequence ATGGTTCCCGCGGCCGAGACGTTCGTCCCCGGTGAACCCCTGTTGCCGCACGAGCCGACCGCCATCGGCCCGTACGTCCTGTTGAGCCGGCTGGGCGTGGGTGGGATGGGCGCCGTCTACTACGCGCGCGACCAGCGGGGGCGGCCGGTCGCGGTCAAGGTGATCAGGCCGGATCGGGCCAGGGACCAGGAGTTCCGCCGCCGTTTCCGACGGGAGGTCGAGGCAGCTCGCAGCGTCGCCTCGTTCTGCACCGCCGAGGTTCTCGACGCCGACCCGGACGCGTTCGCGCCGTACCTGGTGACGGAGTACATCGACGGCCTCCGGCTGGATCAGGCTGTCGCCGACAGGGGTCCGCTCGACTCGTCCACCCTTACCGGGCTGGCGGTCGGGGTCGCAACGGCGTTGACCGCGATCCACCATGCCGGGCTTGTGCATCGGGATCTCAAGCCCGGCAACGTGATCCTGTCGCTGTCCGGTCCACGGGTCATCGACTTCGGTATCGCCCTGGCCCTGGACAGCACCGGCGGTAGGCCGACCGACTGGGGGTTCGGCTCGGCCGGGTGGATGGCACCCGAGCAGATCAACGGCCAGCCGATCAGCGCGGCGGCCGACGTGTTCGCCTGGGGCGTCCTCGTCACGTACGCGGGTACCGGACGGCACCCCTTCGGGGACGGCCACGATGTCGGTCTCGCCCACCGGATCGCCACGGCCGAACCGGACCTGACCGGCCTTTCCCCGCAGGTGGAGGATCTCGTCCGCGATGCTCTGGCGAAAGAGCCGGCCAGCCGGCCTGATGCCCGGGGCCTGCTGCTGCGCCTGGTCGAGCGCCGGCCGGGGGAGCGGTCCGCCGATCCGGCTGTCCGACTGCTCGGGCTCACCGCGGAGCTCGCGCACTCCCCGGACGGGTCCGCACCTGCGCGGCGGTGGGGCTGGAGCCGGGGCCGCGCTCTGCTGACCGCCAGCCTGGCGCTGGTACTGGCGGGTCTCACCGTGACCGGGTTGGCGGCGGCGAACCGTGATGACGGGACGCCGACGCGACCGGCCGCGCCCATGGCCGGGCCGGGGGCCTCCGCGGCCAGGTCCGTGGAATCCTCGGCCACGCCGGTCTTCGGCCCCAGTACCCCGACGAGTCCCAGCGGCTTCCGGGACGGGGCGTTGCTGTTCGCCGTGGACGGTGTCGAATGCGGGGTCGGGCAGCTCGGCCTCGGGTTCCTGGCCCGCCATCCGGACGGTCAGTTCTGCCTGGTCACCATGACGGTTCGTAACACCGGTGCATCCTCGGGCGCCCTGGAGAACGCCTACCAGTACGCGTACGACAGCACCAGCGCCCGGCACACCGCCGACTACCTGTCGCGTTTCTACCTGCCCGGCGAGACGATCTGGAATCCCGCCGGGCCGGGTGCATCCATCCACGGCACGCTGGTTTTCGATATCCCGCGGGGCGCCGCGCTGCAGCGGCTGGAGCTCCATGACAGCCCGACCGGCAGTGGCGTTCTCATTCCGTTGTAG